A single genomic interval of Streptomyces sp. NBC_00663 harbors:
- a CDS encoding type II secretion system F family protein, translating to MSTEVVHRLGVVVGALLVLAWVVRWVEGARRERRIRRRLARLLAREEVSAGTRGEVRRAVRRWLPSAGVVAGGWALFGGVAGVVVGLVVAAGLWWWRRRQTAAGAEEEYDVGEAARQLPLAADLLAACIAAGAGPVIAAQAVGEALGGPVGEALARGAAEVRLGGEPGDAWRRLASMPGAGPLARLLERADVSGLPAAGPVARIAAEARADWARTATARARRAAVLVTAPVGLCFLPAFIAVGVLPVVIGLAGPALGGGGGGG from the coding sequence CACAGGCTGGGGGTAGTTGTGGGGGCCTTGCTGGTTCTCGCGTGGGTCGTGCGATGGGTCGAGGGGGCTCGGCGGGAGCGGCGGATACGGCGTCGGCTGGCTCGGCTGCTGGCGCGGGAGGAGGTGTCCGCCGGGACGCGGGGCGAGGTGCGGAGGGCCGTGCGGCGGTGGCTTCCGTCGGCGGGGGTGGTGGCCGGCGGGTGGGCTCTGTTCGGTGGGGTCGCCGGGGTCGTGGTCGGGCTGGTCGTCGCCGCGGGGCTGTGGTGGTGGCGGAGGCGGCAGACGGCCGCGGGCGCCGAGGAGGAGTACGACGTCGGCGAGGCCGCGCGTCAACTGCCGCTCGCCGCCGATCTGCTGGCGGCCTGTATCGCGGCCGGTGCCGGTCCGGTGATCGCGGCGCAGGCCGTGGGTGAGGCGCTCGGGGGGCCGGTCGGGGAGGCGCTGGCGCGGGGCGCGGCGGAGGTGCGGCTGGGCGGTGAACCCGGCGACGCGTGGCGGCGGCTGGCCTCGATGCCGGGCGCCGGGCCGCTGGCGCGGCTGCTGGAGCGGGCCGACGTCTCCGGGCTGCCCGCGGCCGGACCCGTGGCCCGGATCGCCGCGGAGGCCCGCGCCGACTGGGCGCGCACAGCGACGGCACGGGCCCGGCGGGCTGCCGTCCTCGTGACCGCGCCGGTGGGGCTGTGCTTCCTGCCCGCGTTCATCGCGGTGGGGGTTCTGCCCGTGGTGATCGGGCTGGCGGGTCCGGCTCTGGGTGGGGGCGGGGGTGGTGGATGA
- a CDS encoding TadE family type IV pilus minor pilin: MRGCERGADRGFVTAESAVVLPVLVMFATALVWGLLVVAAQIQCVDAARTGARAAARQDPADSVVEVAREAAPRGAKVTVSREETQVRVVVVAEPPVLHGLPFEVREEAVASVEGGP, encoded by the coding sequence ATGCGCGGATGTGAGCGCGGTGCGGACCGGGGGTTCGTGACGGCGGAGTCGGCCGTGGTGCTGCCTGTGCTGGTGATGTTCGCGACGGCACTGGTGTGGGGGCTGCTCGTGGTGGCCGCGCAGATCCAGTGTGTGGACGCGGCCCGGACGGGGGCTCGTGCGGCGGCCCGGCAGGATCCGGCCGACTCGGTCGTCGAGGTGGCCCGTGAGGCGGCGCCGCGCGGTGCGAAGGTCACGGTCAGCCGGGAAGAAACCCAGGTCCGGGTTGTGGTCGTGGCCGAGCCACCGGTACTGCACGGGTTGCCGTTCGAGGTACGGGAGGAGGCCGTGGCCTCGGTGGAGGGCGGGCCATGA
- a CDS encoding DUF4244 domain-containing protein, whose product MCKVVLARLRAARKDAGMVTSEYAMGIVAAVAFAVVLYKVVTSGAVSAELQGIVKQALDARM is encoded by the coding sequence ATGTGCAAGGTGGTACTCGCGCGGCTTCGGGCGGCGCGGAAGGACGCGGGGATGGTCACCTCGGAGTACGCGATGGGGATCGTCGCGGCGGTGGCGTTCGCGGTCGTCCTCTACAAGGTGGTGACCAGCGGGGCGGTGAGCGCGGAGCTCCAGGGCATCGTGAAGCAGGCCCTCGATGCGCGGATGTGA